One window of Schistocerca cancellata isolate TAMUIC-IGC-003103 chromosome 9, iqSchCanc2.1, whole genome shotgun sequence genomic DNA carries:
- the LOC126100152 gene encoding uncharacterized protein LOC126100152 isoform X2, translating into MKLLLLAALVAVVAAERLDNSYLPPAGAPLAGGAPGAIAAPFGGPGGAFRPGAGGAAGRPGLGGIGGAGSPGAGGFPGAGRGPGGAGAGGFPGAGGAGGFPGAGAGGARPGAGGFPGAGGAGGFPGAGGAGGFPGAGAGGARPGAGGFPGAGGAGGFPGAGGAGGFPGAGAGGARPGAGAGGARPGAGGFPGAGGAGGAAGGPVIPILKYENVNNGDGSYYFSYETGNGIAQDEQGYLKNAGIPDAEAETVQGRYTYTGDDGVQYTITYTADENGFQPQGAHLPTPPPIPEEILRSLEQNAAEEAAAAKAGGVAGGAFGGAPGAGAGGAFGGAPGAGAGGAFGGAPGAGAGGAFGGRPGAGTGGAPGAGGAFGGAPGAGAGGPFGGRPGAGAGAGGPLGGAPGAGGVFGGGRAPGAGAFGRPGAGAGATPGYSPESGYSYPNPGK; encoded by the exons ATGAAGTTG TTGCTGTTGGCAGCACTGGTAGCCGTGGTTGCGGCGGAGCGGCTGGACAACTCGTACCTGCCTCCAGCGGGAGCGCCACTGGCCGGCGGTGCTCCAGGAGCCATCGCAGCGCCCTTCGGCGGCCCTGGAGGAGCTTTTAGGCCCGGGGCTGGAGGCGCAGCTGGAAGACCTGGACTGGGCGG CATTGGAGGTGCTGGAAGCCCCGGTGCTGGTGGATTCCCAGGCGCTGGCCGTGGTCCGGGAGGTGCTGGAGCCGGTGGTTTCCCTGGTGCTGGAGGCGCTGGTGGGTTTCCTGGAGCTGGAGCTGGTGGCGCTAGACCTGGCGCAG GTGGATTCCCTGGTGCTGGAGGAGCTGGTGGATTCCCTGGTGCTGGAGGCGCCGGTGGATTCCCTGGAGCTGGAGCCGGTGGCGCTAGACCTGGTGCAGGAGGATTCCCTGGTGCTGGAGGAGCTGGTGGGTTCCCTGGTGCAGGAGGAGCGGGTGGATTCCCTGGAGCTGGAGCTGGTGGTGCTAGGCCTGGTGCTGGAGCTGGTGGTGCTAGGCCTGGCGCTGGGGGATTCCCTGGCGCTGGAGGAGCTGGTGGTGCTGCTGGTGGTCCCGTCATCCCCATCCTCAAGTACGAGAATGTCAACAATGGTGATGGCTCCTACTACTTCAG CTATGAAACCGGCAACGGCATCGCCCAGGACGAGCAGGGCTACCTGAAGAACGCTGGAATCCCTGATGCTGAGGCCGAGACCGTGCAGGGCCGCTACACGTACACTGGAGACGATGGTGTGCAGTACACCATAACCTACACTGCGGATGAGAACGGCTTCCAGCCGCAGGGCGCCCACCTGCCCACTCCACCACCAATCCCCGAGGAGATCCTTCGCTCCCTGGAGCAGAACGCTGCTGAGGAGGCAGCTGCGGCAAAGGCTGGAGGAGTCGCTGGTGGTGCTTTCGGTGGTGCTCCTGGAGCTGGTGCTGGTGGTGCCTTTGGTGGGGCACCGGGAGCTGGTGCTGGTGGTGCCTTTGGTGGGGCACCTGGAGCTGGTGCTGGTGGTGCTTTTGGGGGTCGTCCGGGAGCTGGCACCGGTGGTGCACCTGGTGCTGGTGGTGCCTTTGGTGGGGCACCTGGAGCCGGTGCTGGTGGTCCTTTTGGAGGTCGTCCAggcgctggtgctggtgctggagGTCCCTTGGGTGGTGCTCCTGGAGCTGGTGGTGTATTTGGTGGTGGCAGAGCTCCTGGTGCTG GAGCCTTCGGCCGCCCCGGTGCTGGAGCTGGAGCAACGCCCGGCTACTCGCCAGAGAGTGGCTACTCGTACCCTAACCCTGGAAAGTAG
- the LOC126100152 gene encoding uncharacterized protein LOC126100152 isoform X1, with translation MKLLLLAALVAVVAAERLDNSYLPPAGAPLAGGAPGAIAAPFGGPGGAFRPGAGGAAGRPGLGGIGGAGSPGAGGFPGAGRGPGGAGAGGFPGAGGAGGFPGAGAGGARPGAGGFPGAGGAGGFPGAGGAGGFPGAGAGGARPGAGGFPGAGGAGGFPGAGGAGGFPGAGAGGARPGAGGFPGAGGAGGFPGAGGAGGFPGAGAGGARPGAGAGGARPGAGGFPGAGGAGGAAGGPVIPILKYENVNNGDGSYYFSYETGNGIAQDEQGYLKNAGIPDAEAETVQGRYTYTGDDGVQYTITYTADENGFQPQGAHLPTPPPIPEEILRSLEQNAAEEAAAAKAGGVAGGAFGGAPGAGAGGAFGGAPGAGAGGAFGGAPGAGAGGAFGGRPGAGTGGAPGAGGAFGGAPGAGAGGPFGGRPGAGAGAGGPLGGAPGAGGVFGGGRAPGAGAFGRPGAGAGATPGYSPESGYSYPNPGK, from the exons ATGAAGTTG TTGCTGTTGGCAGCACTGGTAGCCGTGGTTGCGGCGGAGCGGCTGGACAACTCGTACCTGCCTCCAGCGGGAGCGCCACTGGCCGGCGGTGCTCCAGGAGCCATCGCAGCGCCCTTCGGCGGCCCTGGAGGAGCTTTTAGGCCCGGGGCTGGAGGCGCAGCTGGAAGACCTGGACTGGGCGG CATTGGAGGTGCTGGAAGCCCCGGTGCTGGTGGATTCCCAGGCGCTGGCCGTGGTCCGGGAGGTGCTGGAGCCGGTGGTTTCCCTGGTGCTGGAGGCGCTGGTGGGTTTCCTGGAGCTGGAGCTGGTGGCGCTAGACCTGGCGCAGGTGGATTCCCTGGTGCTGGAGGAGCTGGTGGATTCCCCGGCGCTGGAGGCGCCGGTGGATTCCCTGGAGCTGGAGCCGGTGGCGCTAGGCCTGGTGCAGGTGGATTCCCTGGTGCTGGAGGAGCTGGTGGATTCCCTGGTGCTGGAGGCGCCGGTGGATTCCCTGGAGCTGGAGCCGGTGGCGCTAGACCTGGTGCAGGAGGATTCCCTGGTGCTGGAGGAGCTGGTGGGTTCCCTGGTGCAGGAGGAGCGGGTGGATTCCCTGGAGCTGGAGCTGGTGGTGCTAGGCCTGGTGCTGGAGCTGGTGGTGCTAGGCCTGGCGCTGGGGGATTCCCTGGCGCTGGAGGAGCTGGTGGTGCTGCTGGTGGTCCCGTCATCCCCATCCTCAAGTACGAGAATGTCAACAATGGTGATGGCTCCTACTACTTCAG CTATGAAACCGGCAACGGCATCGCCCAGGACGAGCAGGGCTACCTGAAGAACGCTGGAATCCCTGATGCTGAGGCCGAGACCGTGCAGGGCCGCTACACGTACACTGGAGACGATGGTGTGCAGTACACCATAACCTACACTGCGGATGAGAACGGCTTCCAGCCGCAGGGCGCCCACCTGCCCACTCCACCACCAATCCCCGAGGAGATCCTTCGCTCCCTGGAGCAGAACGCTGCTGAGGAGGCAGCTGCGGCAAAGGCTGGAGGAGTCGCTGGTGGTGCTTTCGGTGGTGCTCCTGGAGCTGGTGCTGGTGGTGCCTTTGGTGGGGCACCGGGAGCTGGTGCTGGTGGTGCCTTTGGTGGGGCACCTGGAGCTGGTGCTGGTGGTGCTTTTGGGGGTCGTCCGGGAGCTGGCACCGGTGGTGCACCTGGTGCTGGTGGTGCCTTTGGTGGGGCACCTGGAGCCGGTGCTGGTGGTCCTTTTGGAGGTCGTCCAggcgctggtgctggtgctggagGTCCCTTGGGTGGTGCTCCTGGAGCTGGTGGTGTATTTGGTGGTGGCAGAGCTCCTGGTGCTG GAGCCTTCGGCCGCCCCGGTGCTGGAGCTGGAGCAACGCCCGGCTACTCGCCAGAGAGTGGCTACTCGTACCCTAACCCTGGAAAGTAG